The Apium graveolens cultivar Ventura chromosome 3, ASM990537v1, whole genome shotgun sequence sequence ggaaaatgggacgaaggaagtgaccttcaggaatatgaagtgtatgtaagacctgtgacttgatgcccaaacgggagacaccaagtatagaagatatctcaacattgagatgactgttgagataaatgacaaaagtaaatgaggatttagtaaaaagaagttcacgttgaacacgaacaatatcttccagaacatccaggttatcattaccaaatcaggcaagaaaagcggataaccgttgttatcttttggaggccatatggattgaccgcagtttgaataaggatgctattgtgaaattaggtatagactattgaggtgggaatgattgaataagttacccttatcagggatgtatgacttgatttatccatggaaggatgtaagtaccttttcaaaggtggaattaaggataacACCTCGATAaattgagatgaaccatggggggaatgcataaaggttggcatttcacccttaatagggacattatgagtttgggtggtacggaatgaaggactaaggcaacaacaacctttaaagatcagtggaagaagttttcagaactatatagacaatggttctagtattagtaaatggtatcttgatatgccatgtacctagggagtacatgatgaagtatttaaggataaccttagaggttttacaaggagaaaggtaatattcaaagttctcaagaatagaaattttgataaaggaaatatgacgtagtAATAATAATGCCAAatggggcacatgttaaaccatgagaaagtatagattgaatcaatgaaggtcaagattggtaaaaacaagaaggacccaagataagagacgtcctaagtatgatcgagagtcagtcgtgacaatgttaacctctaaagaccgaggcaataacttatgaaaaaatggtgatatttttctTTACTAACCAGAACTTAAgaaaaacatcttcacacaagcagtgattggaaatgaggtagaaaatttagttgtagatcgttcaaaagacattgattataaggaacttttactatcaggaaaggccaatgaggtggccgacactctaagtgtaagagagcaattataggcgctcatgccagaggaatacagtaatgatggttaaagccgtgaatgTGGTATTCttgtgtgaaagattgacattccttctgatgattgtgcgatactcaaccgtaatagtagtttggtaaagatttaattcatgtaatcgtcgtgagcgggctatctatcttagaaggtcctatcttgagataagccaggaccatgttacgaaaggactaaatgaacctttgagcttcatgtctcctaatatagacatatgattaTTGATGGTATTAACTTGCTATCGTTGCTTGGATTGAatctcttctgcaattttatcttcTTTGAGTCTTACAGACGTCATGTCAGGAGATGTCCTTCATGCACAAATGGTGATTATGCTACCTCCTTAGAAGATTTCGATAcggcaggtatggactccgtatgattagttattaagattccaaggaaaacgaattactacagtaggtcagcggtggaccatagtaatgcaacaatggttctgcgagtaatgagttgattacaaccgtgagagttgtattggaattgatgttgagattgagtacaactaatcgggtcgtggtgatgtataagttattaatgatagaccaactaagccgaacatttacctatgatatatgtattccttcttatcgataaagagtagtattactctacgaagaaggttgcggtatagaaatggattctagtaacgatgaggtctagaatgaaatcccagattcgattttcgctatcgagggagtttcaagggtgattgtgtataagttcgagcaagagcatgggtccatagaatgatggacggaatagcaaaaatatttaggcatgtgaaatgcgatgctataatacttaatgttgatatataacatatatgttttgttctcctatgagaaacctctatagttcagaggtagattccaagccagatattttgtggtagtatttttattatataatactcttaaattcgttcttttctctctttttcatTTTGGATAAGCTgagaagaagaacccttccagaaggggaggtatttccaAATGACTATCTTTCTGTGTGATAGtagcctagtaggataccatatgttgtttaattgcttgtcaagtactagaggctggccaccttctgtactaactatgcgatataacaagttttcataatcatagtgatctctcaataaattcttttacttctatatgattgatcaagcttccaaagatagaagcagctagaaaaggaGTACTATAAGTGCGTTGTATCCGAATTCGAAACGTGTTCCTGGTACTAAGGTCGACGAAATCAATagaaggttatagaacgctagaaAGTAATAGTATAGCCAGAATGGTATTATGAagggaagatagtaacgcttaccgactggaaaagagtgggtattgagaagcaaaagctataatgctagaagctatggtgagagtctgtgcaatagacttgaaagaaatttaaaatgatcacttaacgcagattgagttttcttacaaaaatagatcgtatgtcagtatcgagatgtcgccttatgagttccttgagggaagacaatgtcgatctcccttatgttaggatggaGTTGTAAAGCGCAAGGTGCTCGGaacagcagtggtccaaaggaccaaggatataatacatctaatcagaggatggctggtagtagcccaagatggatataagaagtatgctgattagaaaacgaaaggacaaagagtatgaagtagggaacctagtattgttaaaggtattcccttggagaggattaatgaggttcggaaagaaaggaaagctaagtccacgatttgttggacccttagctatattaagatgtattgggaagctgtcaaatgaactagccctacccccgaacctgcaacaagtccataacatgttccacatatcaatattaaggaagtataatccAAATGTCAGACATATTGGGGAATACGAGCACATAAACATGTAACCAGGCTAGACCTATATGGAGCAAATAGTGAGGGTTATAAAAAAAAGAACACGTGCTTAGGAacatggttatcaaactagttagagtttggtggtagaaccacaatgtgggaaaattgacttgatagttagaaagtgcaatgctagaaaattatccccaactgttttctatcggattccgggacggaatccttttaaggaggggagactgtaataaccccaatttttggaaatttttgaaaccctgatgaataataacttttgctgactatgctgatttaggaaaattatcagaccacgctatataggagtactgttatgaaaattctaagatcgtattagtattccataaagtaaatgagtgtatgtaaaggtcgttagaattcgaatccggacactttgatttttctcgaaaatccaccatataccgaaagaattgattataaggtaacatgattaaaaggatttaaattcaaggattataagagaggatcataaaaagaatataaaatattgagaaaggtttaggggaacccaagtaataagatcccggatatgatccctcaaacgacgagcgagaacgaaagttaagcgaaccgtataacagataaacggtcattagccaagtaattaagggttaatcaaagaggttagtggatgatgatgtcatcacaccacaaggagaaggcatgtgttaaaaagatgacacaagcatggtgacataagcatgacaaggagttttgatttgttggttgatttatagCCAAGTAAAACTTACCATGGTAAAAATCTAAAAGTAGCCAAGCTAAAAGAAAGAGAAGCAACCAACCaaaatcataaaacacaaaaattagaagttgacttttgcttccaagaacaaaagctctcggccaaaacaataccagcaacttcaaactgttatatctccttcaatactcactcaaatgttgtgttctatagctcgttggaaaggtattgagatgtcctacaactcttgttcacaagtcttgtccaaataagcatggtaagaccctaatttttatagttatttcaatcgtacttttagaaacttcaaaacctaactttgtgttcttgatttctttgaaaagatcaagcttgtaggaggttagattaagactccctaaggcttcctagctacttaACACCTgccaaggaaggtataaacttcagATCCTAGcttttactttatttgttagtaagtttaatggttggttttgtgaaatgagaagaatggattgtgattattagtagtttggtttgatttggaagtgtttcggtaattgaagcttgattatagttcataggtcttgattgtggttatttgagttgaaaaacttggaggttatggactgatgtggtatggtttaggtgaaattttgttgtattgatggttatgagttggttggtggttaattggagtggTATGAACATgggtaatcgcataaacatagccgtcgttaGAGGTGGCCAACCGTGCGGGTTGGGCGGTTCGGGCCGGGTTGGAAGCGGGTTGGAACCGGAAAAATTGAACACTTAACCGGCACTGGGAGGCGAACGAACCGGGCCGGGCTGGGCTGAGCTGACATACCGTAAACCGTATTCGGCTCGCGGGTTGGCGGGTTCACGGGTTGAACAGGCGGTTCGCGGGTTGGGGGTTCGCGGGTTGGGGGTTCGCGGGAGATCTCAATTGGTGAGCTAAAACAATACGATGGCACAAACCCATCAAAACCCATATACATAGCTATAAAGGGTCGTATCTTCGACGTCACAACCGGCAATTCTTTCTACGGTCCGGGAGGTTCTTACTCCATGTTTGCCGGCAAAGATGCAACAAGGGCTCTTGCTAAAATGAGCAAAAATGAAGAAGATGTTATTGCTTCTGTTGATGGCCTCACTGATAAAGAACTCGGCGTTCTTTCTGATTGGGAAAAGAAGTTTGAAGCTAAGTACCCTGTCGTTGGCCGTGTAGTGTCTTGATTCTATATTtacatatgtgtgtgtgtgtctatGTTCATGTTTGATGCTTTATAATGATTGATAATTGTGTTGTGTTTGGATTATAAGATGGGTTTCATGTATGGGATGTTGTATGTGCGGGCCGTGCGGGTCGTGCGGGCTGTGCGGGTTGCACAGTTCGTGCGGCTCACGCGGGCTTCGCCTGTGCGGGTCGTGCGGGTTAGTGCCGGTTCcggttttttaaaattaaattcgtATTCGGTTCGCTTATTTCGGCGGgttgtgcgggtttgaaccggcccgAATCGGGCCGAATATTTTACGGTTTCCTCACGAGCCGGTCCCGAATGTGCGGTTCGAACCCGCACGTTTGGCCACCTctagccgtcgtaatgcccgttttcattcaactgcttgttttAGTGTTGGGGACATAAATCTAACTGActaatctgtaactttgccaattttagctagatcgtgtcgtaagcttcattttgatatgtggttctcttgaatctgatgtacggtttaggagaaacgaccgttttaagtaacggcatttcgcgaacgaaccagtaccccttgccttactttgaaaccttggttaaggtccttaagtgattaattggagtatgaaacaattatttaaggttaatgggtcagttggtagagtattcgcgaaagtgtcgccttaaaattcataacggttaattttataaaaatggtggagccgaggttactcgagcgacttatgtgaatcgttaagcgcaaaagcgaacgttaggatccaattggttaaagtctagtttcttaagcgactgtgatttaattccgacttatgttgttgttcatatattggagcatgttgtaatggtatatatatgcatgttgtgaaatcttgatattctattatcaattcaaatgcttataaactggATAATACTTATGCTATAGATAAACAGTAGtcgcatatacccttagtataggggacccaaaggtgaacatatttctaaaccgggagtcgatgttcccgagtataatatatatatatatatatttatatatatatacatagttttctataactattaatcgaataaggtatattcaatagttttgaataataatcaaacttattttctattattcaaataaagatcgtactttcgtataagtatatctttgttattattattcatttcaaatatgagtttttaaaacttctacttcatttatttttataaagattatcctttatgagaatattatttaaataataatattcagatattttccaacatattgggactgatttattttattaaatcaacattactccaaacattcttaaaaatgttttcgagtcttcaaaatgatattaaaagttagagcggatcccaaaactcgttttcaaatttaagatcttcctttcgaaggggacgtgaatactcgctcaaaaatcttagggatccggctctgtggtgtattttatattcgcaacgaggttgctgttttaagaaaacaatttgattacttgcccaacgttctggaagtaagtccatctaattgagtcgtcataagcgacaggtcggggtacggtcaatgaaggtgtaagaggttgGGTGAAAGTCCATCCACgtgtgagtggccgggtaacggtaTAGTGCgaggttacttattggtatctttgcctgatcagcaagatatcgggtttatgccaaaattctcttcgttccaaattcatcgggtattataactctgtttatataggtgtatatatatatatcgggaattaatgaagtatctagtaacttcatttctttaaatgatatttcaaagattgaatctattcaagtcttatctcgtagtcccatctatgtgatgaacttttgaaactgattataccttgaacggtggtagttcaagtagtattcggaaaagatttaagtatattggagtatcttgtaacttcatctttttaacgtatatctagtaaatgattatcttatgtatgacaaagattttcagaaaaacgttgagacaaggttggatatatgagatcaccttgcaacgatatttttatacagttatagactggaactctgtgtatattatgcatggaagaggatttcaaagattttgaaaaatatatatacatatatactgattattttgcgacttggtcgcgttaagatatcaaacttggttcattttttcttgaccaagactttcatgagtactatgagaatgttAATATATTGTAAagtattatacatattatttcggtgggcttgttgctcacccttgatttcttctttcattacacaaccacaaatagacaagatgaacaggaccaagctctcagctcgtgagcggataggaaacattccgcagtttcctgtaggcgttgatgccgctgtagctgaggtaggaactaccaataggctaggctttcaacttttgatgtacgaGACTTATGTATATATACGAATTGTAGTAATGGAAAAGattatgtaaatctattcagaaactcttttgaggtgtaatgacttataattgtggaataaaatgacttgtgttatttttggtattcatctctgagactataacttgtggtgtgtgtatattgtggggtcacagtacgcagtagttatttgtttattaagattgagtattattaagggaaatggaacttgtgacaacccggatccccgaccccggatttgggggtgttacaggtgcctattcagcttctatctcttttgtggatgtctggtataatggtactcgtgcaacgaaagttggcgtttatcagtttcgtgttgtctgattagtgtcatcaccattgcatgctaaggttaagaacaataaggctattaaatgaagtacttaatgaagttagaatcccatgtctgtcatatatattaatcagtcaatcttattctcgtagttataatagtttgcgtaattcttagttataaacaacctcactttgttatcgtcttagtattgaataataaccatacattgttgcttaagtgtaTGAGTTGATTAGTTAACCAATAtagtctctgtgggatcgaatctgatttatatcttatactattTGCGAActtgtatacttgcgtgtaatattagcgcgtgtttagcgactaacgAACGCGTCCAGGGAAGTAGGACGCGTCCACCATGGTGGAGGTATCTAACAATTGTGGTCTTTTAGCAATGAAGGTTGGAGCACACGCCCAGAGGTTTAGGACACGTCCTGTCTCTATGGAATGTTATGAGATGTAGTTGCTGAAAAAACTATACAGGCTTCATGAAGGTCAAGACGCACCCAATAtcttaggacgcgtcctatgtGTGGTAAATGCATCCTCAAGGGTGAGCTCAAGACAAAGCATGCATGGAAAGGAGCAATGTAGGGTTATTTTTTACTAACATATTTATTgtaggtactctttgaagaattccctccttgagacggtcaaggagggggatgtctgtgaaaagctagaaggccttcaggggtatgcctgatgattgaaggtcTCCTCCtatattcaacgggtgtcctcattaggaatgcggggttaactttggtgtgtgctttgagAAATCTGTTCTTATATTCAATAGGTGTCCTTGTTGGAGAattttggagtcatcctgcactttgtacccaagagcttgggatcacctgtcttgctatctggtgggttatcctcattcgggggacagggatgcatctggcatttggggtgaaccatggctatacctgcgtccgtaaatcaagggagatagctgtagcggaatgttatccttacgcagggagatgcactatccgtgaagtcctacaaTTACGGaagagccttgggccttcgcggttgggcctcatagttggacattcctaaagatAGCGGAAGATGAATTCTGGATgggcttctaccgggcctaggaataagaagtctaagcccattagatttcttgttccccaagaactacgtcaggcttgatttctatataaagggtacgtaggcacattgagaggggtaagatgttgagagctgataaggaagccaccacttactctgatcaatctcagtctaaaacaaccacaaaccacCACACACTGCTTAATTTTCTGGtgaagaaccaccgtcatagatcttaattTCGGCGAGTAACCTTaaactttgttgttaccagattcctccatCAACAAATTAATTATTGGTCAAACTACTACCGAGATAATTTTCGATAAtccaaaaatatcaaaattatagaTATGATATTGTTGCAATATGATTCATTTATCCTAATTAACCTTGTAATTTTTCTGAACAAAATTAGCAATGTATATCGTCGAAAGTTTAAGGATAATGCTGGAAAAGAACTCATGTTCAATAATTAATATCATAATAAATGATAATAATATTGACCCGAAGAGTacaaattttgatgtcattgaTGTATACGACTCAAATCCAAATAtctcatcaccattacatgcaTGATTTTTATCaactattattttaaatttctcaAAAGTAAGAGTATAACATGACACACATGTAATATACTTATTATCTTATTATTACATTTTTTATAAATAACTCCCTCTATTTTTTAATATGTCGTTTGACTTTCTTGCACACAATTCTAAGTTCTTTGACTGCatagataaaataaaattttaaatttttttgtaaattaaagttttagttatatatttttactcacaaaaagaaaaaatttgaaaACTATTATTCTAACTATGCGGTTAAAGCACTTAGAAGTGTGTGAACAAAAGTCAGACTTCATATAAAAAATAGAGGGAGTATTATGTAACTCATATTATATATTTTcttataatatttatcatgtcTAAACACATAATTGATATATAATATAACATGGTTGATTTGTCAAATTCTGAGGATACATCTGGATCTTTTTAAGTCATCCTCGAAGAAGATAGAAATGGTAATTTGAACTGATTTCTAATACTCCATTTTCCTTACCTTCGTAATAATTAAAGTTTTAATAAATTTTGCACCATTTTATTAATTTTGGTGTTTTTCAATGTTGTTGCCGTAGAAATGGTTAAGTTATCCTACCCAATTGTAAATTTTGAAAGATATTTGACTAACATGATTTTATTTCATTTGTAATAATGAAAAACACGCATATTCACATTTCAATTTGTTCCTTCCAGCTATCAACCATAATTTATTTTCTTTCTAAATATATTCGGAAAGTCCGTATTGACTGGTATTGACATTGATATTACAATTAAGTTACAGTTTTTTCACCGTCTTTTATTCTGAAGATAATTATATGAATGTTAATTACCTATATTTTTGCTATCGTTATACATCTTAGTATTATGACAACTATAAACTTTAAATGGATTATCCACGGATCATATAAAAAGTAAAAAATTCATCTGAATCTAAATATGAATATTGAACATAAGGTAAAAGTTATCTaacaatttataatatatagaaTATAAAACTTGATTAATGTTATTCATTCGTACATTGCGAATGATCAAAAATAGTTTGTTCATTATTAGTCGCAAGAAAACTTGACACCGGTTTTTTTCTCCTTTCACATTATAAGTATTACTGAACAAAAGAACTTGAAGCATATAATTGCTCCAGACAAAATTAATGTCTTACCATTCTATGCATCATGATTTACGCTAGTTTGTAAATTTTGTGTGTCTTGTAATAAAAAACAAAGAAACGATTGTTAACCTAAATCTTATAATGTAACAAACCATTGTCTTTCCACTAAAAAATTCTCAAACATTATAACCCTAAAAGAATTTTTGTGTCAAACAATATTAACACTATGTATTTTAAACCAAATTCATCTATTATCtattatctattatatatataatagagcaactAAGGGTTTGATGAGACCTTTTATTCCTATTAAAATTACTTAAGTACCCCTCATAATTACATGTTAATAATTATTTCATTTAATATGCATGTATTAGTTGCATCAAACTTAATATGCATGTATTAATTAGTATGACTCATGATTACATATATTTATTACTACTTCATTATCTAACATTAAGAatttatcaata is a genomic window containing:
- the LOC141714389 gene encoding putative steroid-binding protein 3 translates to MGGSRVGGSRVGGSREISIGELKQYDGTNPSKPIYIAIKGRIFDVTTGNSFYGPGGSYSMFAGKDATRALAKMSKNEEDVIASVDGLTDKELGVLSDWEKKFEAKYPVVGRVVS